The genomic stretch GCCCGCAACTGGCCCTACGCCGCGCCCGACCGCGCCAATTACCGCATGCTCGGCGTCGCCGATCTGGTGCGCTCGCTGGAGACTGGTGCGGCGCCTCGCGCCTCCGGCAATCTGGCGCTGCATGTGCTGGAGATCATGGAGGCGATCCTGCGTTCGGGCGAAACGCAAAGTTCCGTCGCCATCATCGGTGATGTCGTCCGGCCGGCGCTGTTGACCGAGGACGAGGCAAGCAGCCTGCTCGCCTAGGTACTTTTTGTCTTCACGCAATTCCCAAGGGAAAACGCATGCGCTTTCCCGGGAAAACCGCTGTACACTTTTCCTGGAATTGCCTTCGATGGAGATAGCGATGACGCTCGATCCTGATGCTTTGCGCGCCCTTGAAATCGGCCATGCAGCCGGTGGCGAGCCCTTCGAAAACGGCAGTGTCGCGGCGGCTCGGGTTGCCTACAACGCTTCGTTCCCGACACAGCAGGGCGAGCACGAGCCGGTGGCCGCGACCTCGCACCAAGAGATCGGCGGGCCGAATGGCCCGGTCACGATCCGTATCCATCGCGGCATCGGCGCGCCGCGGGCCGGCGCGCGCGCCGTGCTCTATCTGCATGGCGGCGGCTGGGTCATTGGCAATCTCAATTCGCATGACGAGATCTGCCGTTGGCTGGCCAATCTGAGCAACGCCGTCGTGGTCTGCGCCGATTACCGGCTGGCGCCGGAGCACAAATTTCCGGCGGGGCTCGAGGATTGCATGGCATCGCTCCGCTTCATGGCGGAGAACGCCGGCGAACTGGGCATCGATCCGGCCCGTATCGCCGTCGCCGGTGACAGCGCCGGCGGCAACCTTGCCGCCGTCCTGGCGCTGCTCGCCCGCGACGGGCTGACGCCGCCGCTTGCCGCGCAGATCCTGATCTATCCCAACACCGATGCCCGCCAGACCGCGGACAGCTACCGGCGTTTCGGCGACGGCTTCGGGCTCACCGCCGCCACCATGGCCTGGTTCCGCGACCATTATGTACGCACACCGGACGACATCACGGACTGGCGCGTCTCGCCGCTGCTGGCGTCAAGCCTCGCCGACGCCGCGCCGGCGTTTGTCGTGACCGCCGGCCATGACATCCTTGCCGATGAAGGCACGGCCTATGCCGAGCGCCTGCGGACCGACGGCGTGCCGCTGGTGCTGCGGCCCTGGCCAGGCCAGATCCACGGCTTCGTCTCGATGGGGCGCAACATTCTGGCAGCGCGGCAAGCGGTGAGCGAGGCGGCGGCCTGGCTGCAATTGCAGACGCGCATTCAGGCCGACTGACGCATCACCAGCGTCGCGCCAAGCTTGACGTTGCGCGCCAGGCCCTGGCCGGGCGTGTCAGCCTCATCCAGCAAAGCCAGCAGGATCTCGACGCTGCGTCCGGCCATGGCGGCAAAATCCTGCGCCATGGTGGTCAGTGCCGGGCAGGTGTAACGGCTCAGCGGATGATCGTCATGGGCGGCGACACGGAAATCGCAATCGGGCCGGCGGCCGATCTTCAGCCCGCGCGAAAAGGCCGCTGCCATGACGCCGAAAGCGAGACGGTCATTGGCACAGAGAAGCGTGCGCGCCGGCAGGCCGCCTGTCTCGAGCGTCCTGTCCATCCATTCATGACCGATGCGCTCGAAATCCCAGCTGTAGTCGCCCGCCGCCTTGAGCACGACGGGTTCCAGACCGGTAGCCCGCATCGTGTCGATATAGCTCTGCAGGCGCTCGCCCGAATTGTGGTTGACGTGCGGGATGTCGACATAGACCGGCGGTTCGCCGGACCGGCAGAGATAGTCGACGATGGTTGACGTGCTCTGGTGGTTGTCGTTGCCGACGAAAGGTGTGTCGCCCTCGATGTAGGTGTCGAAATAGACGATCGGAATGTCCTCGCTCATCCGCTCGAAGACGCCGGGTTCGGAAACCAACCCCAGCGGAGCGATGATGGCGCCCGCGACCTTCAGCGACATCAGCGTCTTGACCGATTCCGCCTCCAGCTTCGGCGACCCATGCGAGGAGATGACGATCGGCCAGAAACCTTCGTCGCGGCAGCGCAATTCGATGCGGCTGACCATTTCGGCATAGAACGGATCGGTGATCGTCGGCACGACAATGCCGACATTGCGGGTGCGCTTGCGGTTGAGATTGCGCGCGAAAACGTTCGGCTGATAGTCCGAGGATCGCAGCGCCGCCTCGATGCGCGCCCGCGTCGCCGGCTTCACACTGGCCGGATCGTCGAAATATTTCGACAGCGTCGGCCGCGACACGCCGGACGCCCTGGCGAAATCGTCCATCGTGCGGTGGGTCTTCTCCGCCATCGATATGTCCAGCCCCCTTGCCCTTGCCCGCGCCCGCCAACCTTCCCGGTCGGGCCAGAATCAGTCTTGCGGCCATCGCCGTGAGGCAGCATTGCTTGACCGAATTTGTTCAGTCAAATTTTCGCGTTTCCAGTACAACGCAAAAGAGTTGCGCGCGTCAAATTATTTATTGACGCTCCAAAAGCCGCGACTTAGGCTTTAAACACGGAGATTTAGAAAGGCGCCAGGCAATCGGGCGCCGCGCATCCGGCATTGGTGAGGACATGAAGAAACTGGTTTGCGCCGGCGAGATCCTGGTCGAGATCATGGCCGAGCGGATCGGCCAGAGTTTCCTCGCCCCCGGCCCGCTGGTCGGCCCGTTTCCCTCCGGCGCGCCGGCGATCTTCATCGACCAGGCGGCACGGCTCGGCCAGCCGGCGGGCCTGATCGCGGCGGTCGGCGACGACGATTTCGGCCATTTGAACATCGAGCGCCTGCGCGCCGACGGCGCCGACATCTCGGCCATCAAGGTCCACAGGGGCGCCGCCACGGGCACGGCCTTCGTCACCTATGAGACGGATGGCAGCCGGCATTTCGTCTACAACATCAAGCAGAGCGCCGCAGGCCTGATCGAGATCGGCGTCGAGGCACGCGCGCTGCTCGCCGGCGCCGATCATTTTCACGTGATGGGCACCTCCCTATTCTCACCCGAGGTGATCGAGGTGGCTCGCGAAGGGATCGAAACGGTCAAGGCGCGCGGCGGCACGGTGTCCTTCGACCCCAACATCCGCAAGGAGATGCTCGATCTGCCGGGGCTGCGCGACGCACTGCACTTCGTGCTGTCGAGGACCGATGTCTTCCTGCCGAGCGGACCGGAACTGTTCATCTTCGCCAGGGCGACCGACGAAGAGACCGCGGTGCGTGAAATGCTGGATCGCGGCATTTCCACGGTGGTCGTCAAGAAAGGCGCGCAAGGCGCCGTTCATTACGACCGGACCGGACGCATTACGTCGCCCGGCTTCGTCGTCGAGGAAATCGATCCGACCGGCGCCGGCGACTGTTTTGCGGCGGCCTTCGTCTCCTTCTGGCTGCGCGGAGAAGCACCTGAGAGGGCGCTGCGCATCGCCAATGGCTGCGGCGCACTGGCGGTGACCAAGAAGGGGCCGATGGAGGGCATCGCCTCGCTTGCCACGGTCGAGGCCTTCCTCGCGGCCGCCAAGACCGGAGCACCGGCATGAGCAAGGCGACGGACAGGCTTGCCGCCATCGCGACGCGCCGGGCGGCAGGCGAACGCAGCGGCATCGCGTCGATCTGCTCGGCCCATCCGCTGGTCATCGAGGCGGCGCTGCGTCATGGCAAGACGCGCGGCGCCGACGTGCTGATCGAAGCCACCTGCAACCAGGTGAACCATGAAGGCGGCTATACCGGCATGACGCCTACGGATTTCCGCCGCTTCGTCGAGACGATCGCCGGCAAGGTCGGCTTTTCCCTCGACAGGCTGGTGCTTGGCGGCGACCATCTCGGCCCCAATCCGTGGAAGCACTTGCCGGCGCCGGAGGCCATGACCAAGGCTTCGCGCATGGTCGATGCCTATGCCGAAGCCGGTTTCACCAAGATCCATCTCGATGCCAGCATGGGCTGCGCCGGCGAAGGTGCCGCACCGCCCGATGCGACAATCGCCGCGCGCGCCGCCGAACTGGCCGCGGTGGCGGAGGCTGCCGCCGAACGAGTCGGCGGCACCAAACCGGTCTATGTCATCGGTACGGAAGTGCCGGTTCCGGGCGGCGCTTTGGAAGCGATGGACCATCTGGCGGTGACGACCCCGGAGGCCGCGCGCGAAACCGTGCGTATCCATCGCGATGCTTTCAGCCGGCGAGGCCTCGACCAGGCCTTTTCACGGGCGCTCGGCGTCGTCGTGCAGCCGGGCGTCGAATTCGGCAATGCCGAGGTGATCGCCTACCGGCCTGAGCAAGCCCGCGCATTGGCCGGAACGTTGCGGGACCTGCCGCAATTCGTATTCGAGGCGCATTCGACCGACTACCAGCCGGTCTCGGCCCTGACCGCGCTGGTCGACGACGGCTTCGCCATCCTCAAGGTCGGGCCGTGGCTGACTTTCGCGCTACGCGAAGCACTCTATGGGCTGAGCCACATCGCCGACATTCTGGCTCCCGACCCGGCGCGCGAAAGCCTGCCGGCGGTGATGGAGCGCGTCATGCTGGCGGCGCCGGGCAATTGGAAGAACTACTATCACGGCTCCGAAGCCGAACAGCGGATCGAACGCCATTTCTCCTACAGCGACCGCATCCGCTATTACTGGCCGGCGCCGGCGGCGCGGCAGGCAACGGAGGCGCTGATGCATGCGCTGTGTGACCGCGACATCCCCCTACCCCTGATCAGCCAGTATCTCGGCCGCCTCGACGGCGCGGTGGCGAACGGGTCCGTGGCACCAAAAGCCGGGGAGTTGCTGATCGCCGGCGTCACGGAAGTTCTCGACATCTACGCCAGCGCCACCGGCTGAATTGAGGCCGGAAATTGGGAGGCGCACATGGCACCTCCCAATTCCGCATATCACTCGCCGCGCATCGTCGCCTGGAAGGTCGGCAGGTGTTTCTTCTGCGCTTCCAGCATGCGTTCGCGGTAGACGCCGTAGATGACGTCGGTGTCGTGCAGGGTCACACCGGCGATGGTCGGCGAGGCGAAGACCGGCAGCTCGATGCCGCGCTTGGCGAGCTGCTCGGCGGTGCGGGCGATCAGTTCATGCGCCAGGATCATGGCGAGCACGGTCGACGAGCCGGAGACCGGCCGGCTCCAGCCTTCGACAGGGACAATCGCGTCCTCGATCGGCGAGCAGGTGTCGATGACGAGGTCCGCGGCATCGGCCAGCCGCTTGCCGGAAGAGTGCGTCGCGGGTTTGTCCAAATTGTTCTTGCTGGTCACCGCGACGACGAAGATGCCGCGTTTCTTGGCATAGAGCGCGGTGTCGATGCCGGAGGAATTGCGGCCGCTGTGACCGAAGATGATGATCGAGTCGCCCTTGTTGAGCGGCTGGTGGTCGAGGAATTTCTCGGCGTATTTTTCCGTCCGCTCCAGCCACAAGAGTTCGCGCACGCCGCCGGCGCCGAGCACGTTGTGCCACATGACGCGCGGGTCGGTCAGCGGGTTGAAACCGACATAGCTGCCATAGCGCGGGAACACTTCCTGCACCGGCAGCACCGAATGGCCCGACCCGTAGAGATGGACCAGCCCGCCGCCTTCGAGCGAGTCGGCAAAGCGGCTGGCGGCCTGGCCGAAGGCCTCTTCATTGGCTTTCGCCGCCTGGTCGATGAGGGCGGAGAGACGGTGGATGTAGAGATCGGACACTTGGGTACTCCTGTTATGTGTCGGCTTGGAAAGGATCAGCTTCTGGGGGCTGACGGGACGCGCCCGGCGCGCAGCGTCGAACGGATTTCGTAGCGGTCGCCCCGCATGATCGAGACGGTGAATTCGAACGGACCGCGCTCGTCGGTGGTGATGCGCTCGACGACGAAGGCAGGGCTGCCCACGGGCAGGTCGAGCAGTTCGGCGTCCGCCGCGCCGACCGCGCCGACGCGGTAATTCTCGCGCGCGGCCACCGGCACGATGCCGTAGTGGCGCTCCAGCGCCTCGTAGAGCGAACCCTGCAGCAGGCCGGCGTCGAGGAAGCCCGGCACGCGCACGGCCGACAGCTGTGCCGTCTGGATGCCGATCGGTTCGTTGTTGCCGAGCCTCAGCCGCCGGATGCGCACCACCGGATCGCCTTCCTCGATCTCCAGCGCGCCGGCGGCGGCGGCATTGGCCGTGGTCAGGCTGCAGTCGAGCAGGCGTGAGCCGGCGACCACGCCCATATTGCCCATCTCCTGGGTGAAGCTGGTCAGTTCACGGGTGCCGGCGACCAGCGTGGTCGAGCGCACGAAGGTGCCACGGCCATGTTCGCGCCGCAGCAGCCCGGCCTCCTCGAGATTACGCAGAGCATGGCGCAAGGTGATGCGGCTCACCCCGAACAAAGCGCACAGCCTGTCCTCGGCCGGGATCTGGTCGCCCGTCGCCCATTCGCCGCTCTTGACGATGGCGCGGATCGCTTCCTCGACCTGATACCAGAGCGGCTCCGGCCTCCTGCGGTCCGGCTGCTGAAAGCTCGCTTCGCTCATCGCACCTGCCTCCACCCTCCCCCCACGCGGCCGGCCAGCGCCGCGCCGACTAGTCCCGCCCCCGGACCGAACTGGCCGGGCTGGATCTCGATGCCACGCAAATGCCCAGGCAACTGACGGCGCAGTGCCGCCAGCATCGGCGGCCGCATCACGTCCAGCGCCTCGGCCAGCCCGCCCGAAATCAGCACCGCCTGCGGGTCGAGCAGCGCCACCGTGCCGGCAAGCGCCGTGCCGAGCTGACGCGCCGGCACTTCAAGCAAGGTCTGCGCGGCCAGTTCACCGGCGCGGGCAGCGGCGATAAGCTGCCGGCTGTCGGCAAGCCCGATCTGGCCGGCAAGCGCATCGAGCGCCCGGCCGGAAGCGACGCGTTCCAGCCAGCCGCTGCGCTCCCCACCATGGTCCTTGATGTCGGCGCAGGCCCAGCCGAACGAGCAGGCGCCGCCATGCGCACCGGCAACGATGCCGCCATTGGCCAGCACCGCCGAGCCGATGCCGGTGCCGATCGCCAGCAGGATGGCGTCCGACATGCCCTTGGCGCTGCCTTCAACAGCTTCAGCCAGCAACGCGATCTGCGCGTCATTGCCAAGCGCGATGCGCAGGTCCGGAAACAGCGCCTGGAGATCGACGCCATCGAGAAATGGCAGGTTCGGAATCCAGCGGCAGACCGAGCCCTCGACCAGCCCCGGCACGGCGATGCCAAGCGCCTCGACCGAGCCGGCTTCCGCGCACAGTGCGTTGATGCGGGCGACAAAAGCGTCGAGGCTTGCCGGTGCCGGCTCGCGGCTCAGCACCTTCAACGCGCCGATGTCGCCGGTCGAGATGGCGGC from Mesorhizobium sp. 113-3-3 encodes the following:
- a CDS encoding alpha/beta hydrolase → MTLDPDALRALEIGHAAGGEPFENGSVAAARVAYNASFPTQQGEHEPVAATSHQEIGGPNGPVTIRIHRGIGAPRAGARAVLYLHGGGWVIGNLNSHDEICRWLANLSNAVVVCADYRLAPEHKFPAGLEDCMASLRFMAENAGELGIDPARIAVAGDSAGGNLAAVLALLARDGLTPPLAAQILIYPNTDARQTADSYRRFGDGFGLTAATMAWFRDHYVRTPDDITDWRVSPLLASSLADAAPAFVVTAGHDILADEGTAYAERLRTDGVPLVLRPWPGQIHGFVSMGRNILAARQAVSEAAAWLQLQTRIQAD
- a CDS encoding LacI family DNA-binding transcriptional regulator, which produces MAEKTHRTMDDFARASGVSRPTLSKYFDDPASVKPATRARIEAALRSSDYQPNVFARNLNRKRTRNVGIVVPTITDPFYAEMVSRIELRCRDEGFWPIVISSHGSPKLEAESVKTLMSLKVAGAIIAPLGLVSEPGVFERMSEDIPIVYFDTYIEGDTPFVGNDNHQSTSTIVDYLCRSGEPPVYVDIPHVNHNSGERLQSYIDTMRATGLEPVVLKAAGDYSWDFERIGHEWMDRTLETGGLPARTLLCANDRLAFGVMAAAFSRGLKIGRRPDCDFRVAAHDDHPLSRYTCPALTTMAQDFAAMAGRSVEILLALLDEADTPGQGLARNVKLGATLVMRQSA
- a CDS encoding tagatose kinase, whose translation is MKKLVCAGEILVEIMAERIGQSFLAPGPLVGPFPSGAPAIFIDQAARLGQPAGLIAAVGDDDFGHLNIERLRADGADISAIKVHRGAATGTAFVTYETDGSRHFVYNIKQSAAGLIEIGVEARALLAGADHFHVMGTSLFSPEVIEVAREGIETVKARGGTVSFDPNIRKEMLDLPGLRDALHFVLSRTDVFLPSGPELFIFARATDEETAVREMLDRGISTVVVKKGAQGAVHYDRTGRITSPGFVVEEIDPTGAGDCFAAAFVSFWLRGEAPERALRIANGCGALAVTKKGPMEGIASLATVEAFLAAAKTGAPA
- a CDS encoding D-tagatose-bisphosphate aldolase, class II, non-catalytic subunit; translation: MSKATDRLAAIATRRAAGERSGIASICSAHPLVIEAALRHGKTRGADVLIEATCNQVNHEGGYTGMTPTDFRRFVETIAGKVGFSLDRLVLGGDHLGPNPWKHLPAPEAMTKASRMVDAYAEAGFTKIHLDASMGCAGEGAAPPDATIAARAAELAAVAEAAAERVGGTKPVYVIGTEVPVPGGALEAMDHLAVTTPEAARETVRIHRDAFSRRGLDQAFSRALGVVVQPGVEFGNAEVIAYRPEQARALAGTLRDLPQFVFEAHSTDYQPVSALTALVDDGFAILKVGPWLTFALREALYGLSHIADILAPDPARESLPAVMERVMLAAPGNWKNYYHGSEAEQRIERHFSYSDRIRYYWPAPAARQATEALMHALCDRDIPLPLISQYLGRLDGAVANGSVAPKAGELLIAGVTEVLDIYASATG
- a CDS encoding sugar isomerase domain-containing protein; this encodes MSDLYIHRLSALIDQAAKANEEAFGQAASRFADSLEGGGLVHLYGSGHSVLPVQEVFPRYGSYVGFNPLTDPRVMWHNVLGAGGVRELLWLERTEKYAEKFLDHQPLNKGDSIIIFGHSGRNSSGIDTALYAKKRGIFVVAVTSKNNLDKPATHSSGKRLADAADLVIDTCSPIEDAIVPVEGWSRPVSGSSTVLAMILAHELIARTAEQLAKRGIELPVFASPTIAGVTLHDTDVIYGVYRERMLEAQKKHLPTFQATMRGE
- a CDS encoding GntR family transcriptional regulator, with protein sequence MSEASFQQPDRRRPEPLWYQVEEAIRAIVKSGEWATGDQIPAEDRLCALFGVSRITLRHALRNLEEAGLLRREHGRGTFVRSTTLVAGTRELTSFTQEMGNMGVVAGSRLLDCSLTTANAAAAGALEIEEGDPVVRIRRLRLGNNEPIGIQTAQLSAVRVPGFLDAGLLQGSLYEALERHYGIVPVAARENYRVGAVGAADAELLDLPVGSPAFVVERITTDERGPFEFTVSIMRGDRYEIRSTLRAGRVPSAPRS
- a CDS encoding ROK family protein: MTRVLAIDLGGTNLRAAISTGDIGALKVLSREPAPASLDAFVARINALCAEAGSVEALGIAVPGLVEGSVCRWIPNLPFLDGVDLQALFPDLRIALGNDAQIALLAEAVEGSAKGMSDAILLAIGTGIGSAVLANGGIVAGAHGGACSFGWACADIKDHGGERSGWLERVASGRALDALAGQIGLADSRQLIAAARAGELAAQTLLEVPARQLGTALAGTVALLDPQAVLISGGLAEALDVMRPPMLAALRRQLPGHLRGIEIQPGQFGPGAGLVGAALAGRVGGGWRQVR